The Sphingomonas sp. LY54 genome includes a region encoding these proteins:
- a CDS encoding ABC transporter permease: MWRNYLTVGVRALAKSRTYAFINILGLAIGMAACLMILLYVRYEMSYDKWIPDSDRIYQIQSWYKSSETGEEAQLQMTPYASGTAIKKDFPEVEQQVYVWNNNPVFTKDGQASSTEDFLFVDNDFLSVVPLPLVRGSRDALGQVNTAVLTRSEAVKRYGTDDVVGKTLSFITRGITREFRITGVLQDLPKNSHLKLTGLARLDFAGYNYDTPDVLTCWGCQNGHVYVKLRPGADASAIQSGFPAWEKRNIPDESAGEARFNAGDDQDWHIVNVKDVHLGKAQAGAMAPGNDRTTITTFAVIAVLILGMAVVNFTNLATARASQRAREVALRKVLGATRRQLIVQFTAESVMIAIVSMLIALTLVELLVPPFSAFLEADINVSYFGAEGILLPVLLLVLVVGVLGGLYPAFFLSRFQPASVLKANQSSAETPGTGRLRNALVVAQFAVSIGLIICTAIVYGQTVYARTVDPGYKRDHILQVDELSRYQLIDKGEMIAERTRRVPGVQAVGRTTIGVATDNNNNTGFMVPGRTDPITIGTYQVDEGFRDAMGLTLAAGRWFEEGRPMDDMTLPYPPDDGAQRAMAQRGGNIVINELATQRLGFKSPQEAVGKTLKAAVVDNEIGLVPVTIIGVVRDSRFRSVKLPLDPIMFSNWNSGHTHMIVRYSGDPRPVRSGVERVWKGITTDVPFDAKFSEDIMGELYDAEEARAKTFAGFAVLAVIVACLGLFGLAAFTAERRTKEIGIRKVLGARSRDIVRLLAWQFSKPVIIANIIAWPVAWWVMRDWLNSFDARIGLSPTPFLLAGGLALVIAIGTIAGHAFRVARANPIHALRYE; the protein is encoded by the coding sequence ATGTGGCGGAATTATCTGACGGTGGGCGTCCGCGCCCTCGCTAAGAGCCGGACCTACGCCTTCATCAACATCCTCGGGCTCGCCATCGGCATGGCCGCCTGCCTGATGATCCTGCTCTATGTCCGCTACGAGATGAGCTACGACAAGTGGATCCCGGATTCCGACCGGATCTACCAGATCCAGAGCTGGTACAAATCGAGCGAGACGGGCGAGGAAGCCCAGCTCCAGATGACTCCGTACGCCTCCGGCACGGCGATCAAGAAGGATTTCCCCGAGGTCGAGCAGCAAGTCTACGTCTGGAACAACAATCCCGTCTTCACCAAGGACGGGCAGGCTTCGTCGACCGAAGACTTCCTCTTCGTCGACAATGATTTCCTGAGCGTGGTGCCGCTGCCGCTGGTGCGCGGCAGCCGCGACGCGCTCGGCCAGGTCAACACCGCCGTGCTGACCCGCTCCGAGGCGGTGAAGCGCTACGGCACCGACGACGTGGTGGGGAAGACATTGAGCTTCATCACCCGCGGCATAACCCGCGAGTTCCGCATCACCGGCGTGCTCCAGGACCTGCCCAAGAACTCCCACCTCAAGCTGACCGGCCTCGCCCGGCTCGACTTCGCCGGCTACAATTACGACACGCCCGACGTGCTGACCTGCTGGGGCTGCCAGAACGGCCATGTCTATGTGAAATTGCGGCCTGGGGCCGACGCGTCCGCGATCCAGTCCGGCTTCCCGGCGTGGGAGAAGCGCAACATCCCCGACGAGAGTGCGGGCGAGGCGCGGTTCAACGCCGGCGACGACCAGGACTGGCACATCGTCAACGTCAAGGACGTCCATCTCGGCAAGGCCCAGGCGGGCGCGATGGCGCCGGGCAACGACCGCACCACGATCACCACCTTCGCGGTGATCGCCGTCCTGATCCTGGGCATGGCGGTGGTCAACTTCACCAACCTCGCCACGGCCCGTGCCAGCCAGCGCGCCCGCGAGGTGGCGCTGCGCAAGGTGCTCGGCGCGACCCGGCGGCAGCTGATCGTCCAGTTTACCGCGGAATCGGTGATGATCGCGATCGTCTCGATGCTGATCGCGCTGACCCTTGTCGAATTGCTGGTGCCGCCATTCTCGGCCTTCCTCGAGGCCGACATCAACGTGAGCTATTTCGGCGCGGAAGGCATCCTGCTGCCGGTGCTGCTGCTCGTGCTGGTGGTGGGCGTGCTGGGCGGACTCTACCCGGCCTTCTTCCTCTCGCGCTTCCAGCCGGCCTCGGTGCTGAAGGCCAACCAGTCCTCGGCCGAGACTCCTGGAACCGGCCGGTTGCGCAACGCGCTCGTGGTCGCGCAGTTCGCAGTGTCGATCGGGCTCATCATCTGCACCGCCATCGTCTACGGCCAGACCGTCTACGCCCGCACCGTCGATCCCGGCTACAAGCGCGACCATATCCTCCAGGTCGACGAGCTCAGCCGCTATCAGTTGATCGACAAGGGCGAGATGATCGCCGAGCGCACGCGGCGCGTGCCGGGCGTGCAGGCCGTCGGCCGCACCACGATCGGCGTCGCCACCGACAATAACAACAATACCGGCTTCATGGTGCCCGGGCGCACCGACCCGATCACGATCGGCACCTATCAGGTCGACGAGGGCTTCCGCGACGCGATGGGTCTCACGCTCGCCGCCGGCCGCTGGTTCGAGGAAGGGCGGCCGATGGACGACATGACCCTCCCTTATCCGCCGGACGATGGCGCGCAGCGGGCGATGGCACAGCGCGGCGGCAACATCGTGATCAACGAACTCGCGACCCAGCGGCTCGGCTTCAAGAGCCCGCAGGAGGCGGTCGGCAAGACGCTGAAGGCGGCGGTCGTCGACAACGAGATCGGGCTGGTGCCGGTGACGATCATCGGCGTGGTCCGGGATTCACGCTTCCGCTCGGTCAAGCTGCCGCTCGACCCGATCATGTTCTCCAACTGGAACAGCGGCCACACCCACATGATTGTCCGCTACAGCGGCGATCCGCGGCCCGTCCGCAGCGGTGTCGAGCGCGTCTGGAAGGGCATCACCACCGACGTTCCGTTCGACGCCAAGTTCAGCGAAGACATCATGGGCGAGCTCTACGACGCCGAGGAAGCGCGGGCGAAGACCTTCGCCGGCTTTGCGGTACTCGCCGTGATCGTTGCCTGCCTCGGCCTGTTCGGCCTCGCCGCCTTCACCGCCGAGCGCCGCACCAAGGAGATCGGCATCCGCAAGGTTCTCGGCGCGCGCAGCCGCGACATCGTGCGCCTGCTCGCCTGGCAATTTTCCAAGCCGGTGATCATCGCCAACATCATCGCCTGGCCGGTCGCCTGGTGGGTGATGCGCGACTGGCTGAACAGCTTCGACGCCCGTATCGGCCTGTCGCCGACCCCGTTCCTGCTCGCCGGCGGCCTCGCGCTCGTGATTGCGATCGGCACGATCGCCGGCCACGCCTTCCGGGTGGCACGCGCCAATCCGATCCACGCTCTGCGCTACGAATAG
- a CDS encoding ABC transporter permease: protein MWRNYLTVGIRALAKNKTYAFINIFGLALGLAACLMILLFVRYELSFDKQLPGADQAFQFQSYFTDPDAGEVQKIQMAPYVARDLLKKDFPQVENSVHALSSGPIVLKGGQAYATEDFRFVDGNLLDILQFPLAKGNRETALNQVGSLVITETEARKYFGNDDPMGQTLTLSSRGKQTDFRVTGVLNDLPKNTHFRATMIARYDPQSYWADQTEFMTQWGWQSGWVYVKLRPGADADAINAQMEAFEKRNIPDQVFGGQRTNQGDFSEFKLVNIADVHLGDAQEAAMTPGNDRRSIITFGVIAALILAMACVNFTNLATARASQRAREVALRKVLGANRKQLMTQFLGESVLVAAIAMLLALAFVELVLPAFAGFLDADLKMRYLGEGGLILPIIGLVLLVGAAGGIYPAFYLSRFQPATVLKANKSSAEAQGSGSLRNILVVAQFAVSIGLIICTAIVYGQTAHARTADPGYKRDGLLQLEGVGRREMFPLADTLIRELKQIDGVTDVGRTNIGIATRNNQNTGVQMPGRSEPINIGNYAIDNGFFDTMGIKLLAGRTFDESRPMDDATTPFPEDPAAERALVARGLNVVLNELAVRRLGLGTPQQAVGKTIKMITNPEYGGVINANIIGVVQDSRFRSIRETIDPIIFQSSRFGQGWMLVRYNASDPARVRRDVEAVWKRIAPEIPFDAQFSDEIIGELYAAEDARAKTFAGFALLAVVVACLGLFGLAAFTAERRTKEIGIRKVLGARSRDIVRLLAWQFSKPVIIANIIAWPVAWWVMRDWLNTFDTRIALGPTPFVLAGLLALAIAIGTIAGHAIRVARANPIHALRYE from the coding sequence ATGTGGCGCAACTATCTCACCGTCGGCATCCGGGCCTTGGCCAAGAACAAGACCTATGCCTTCATCAACATCTTCGGCCTGGCGCTCGGGCTTGCCGCCTGCCTGATGATCCTTTTGTTCGTCCGCTACGAGCTGAGCTTCGACAAGCAGCTTCCGGGCGCGGACCAGGCCTTTCAGTTCCAGTCCTATTTCACCGATCCCGATGCGGGCGAGGTGCAGAAGATCCAGATGGCGCCCTATGTGGCGCGCGACCTGCTCAAGAAGGACTTCCCGCAGGTCGAGAACAGCGTGCACGCTCTGTCGTCCGGGCCCATCGTGCTGAAGGGCGGCCAGGCCTATGCCACCGAGGATTTCCGCTTCGTCGACGGCAATCTGCTCGACATCCTCCAGTTCCCGCTTGCGAAGGGCAATCGCGAGACCGCGCTCAACCAGGTCGGGTCCCTGGTCATCACCGAGACCGAGGCGCGCAAATATTTCGGCAATGACGACCCGATGGGCCAGACGCTGACCCTGTCGTCGCGCGGCAAGCAGACCGATTTCCGAGTCACCGGTGTCCTCAACGACCTGCCGAAAAACACGCATTTCCGAGCGACGATGATCGCCCGCTACGATCCGCAGAGCTATTGGGCCGACCAGACCGAGTTCATGACCCAATGGGGCTGGCAGTCCGGTTGGGTCTACGTGAAGCTGCGCCCCGGCGCCGACGCGGACGCGATCAACGCGCAGATGGAAGCGTTCGAGAAGCGCAACATCCCCGACCAGGTGTTCGGCGGCCAGCGCACCAACCAGGGCGACTTCTCCGAGTTCAAGCTCGTCAACATCGCCGACGTCCATCTGGGCGACGCTCAGGAAGCGGCGATGACGCCGGGCAACGACCGTCGCTCGATCATCACCTTCGGCGTGATCGCGGCGCTCATCCTCGCGATGGCCTGCGTCAACTTCACCAACCTCGCCACCGCCCGCGCCAGCCAGCGGGCGCGTGAAGTGGCGCTGCGCAAGGTGCTCGGCGCCAACCGTAAGCAGCTCATGACGCAATTCCTGGGCGAATCCGTGCTCGTCGCGGCCATTGCGATGCTGCTCGCCCTGGCGTTTGTGGAGCTGGTGTTGCCGGCATTCGCCGGTTTCCTCGATGCCGACCTCAAGATGCGCTATTTGGGTGAAGGCGGCCTCATCCTGCCGATCATCGGCCTGGTGTTGCTCGTCGGCGCCGCCGGCGGCATCTATCCGGCTTTCTATCTGTCGCGCTTCCAGCCCGCGACGGTCCTGAAGGCCAACAAGTCGTCGGCCGAGGCGCAGGGCTCGGGCTCGCTCCGCAACATCCTGGTGGTCGCGCAGTTCGCCGTCTCGATCGGCCTCATCATCTGCACCGCCATCGTCTACGGCCAGACCGCTCACGCCCGCACCGCCGATCCCGGCTACAAGCGCGACGGCCTGCTGCAGCTCGAAGGCGTCGGGCGGCGCGAGATGTTCCCGCTCGCCGACACCTTGATCCGCGAGCTGAAGCAGATCGACGGCGTCACGGACGTCGGCCGTACCAATATCGGTATCGCCACCCGCAACAACCAGAATACCGGCGTGCAGATGCCCGGCCGCAGCGAGCCGATCAACATCGGCAATTACGCGATCGACAACGGCTTCTTCGATACGATGGGGATCAAGCTGCTCGCCGGCCGCACGTTCGACGAGAGCCGTCCGATGGACGACGCGACCACGCCGTTCCCCGAGGATCCCGCGGCGGAGCGCGCGCTCGTCGCCCGCGGTCTCAACGTCGTGCTGAACGAGCTTGCCGTGCGCCGGCTCGGGCTGGGCACGCCGCAGCAGGCGGTCGGCAAGACGATCAAGATGATCACCAACCCCGAATATGGCGGCGTCATCAACGCCAACATCATCGGCGTCGTCCAGGACAGCCGGTTCCGCTCGATCCGCGAGACGATCGATCCGATCATCTTCCAGTCGAGCCGCTTCGGCCAGGGCTGGATGCTGGTCCGCTACAATGCCAGCGACCCCGCCCGCGTCCGCCGCGACGTCGAGGCGGTGTGGAAGCGGATCGCGCCGGAAATCCCGTTCGACGCGCAATTCAGCGACGAGATTATCGGCGAGCTTTATGCGGCCGAGGACGCCCGCGCCAAGACCTTCGCCGGCTTCGCTCTGCTCGCCGTCGTGGTCGCGTGCCTGGGCCTGTTCGGCCTCGCCGCCTTCACCGCCGAGCGCCGCACCAAGGAGATCGGCATCCGCAAGGTGCTCGGCGCGCGCAGCCGCGACATCGTGCGCCTGCTCGCCTGGCAATTCTCCAAGCCGGTGATCATCGCCAACATCATCGCCTGGCCGGTCGCCTGGTGGGTGATGCGCGACTGGCTCAACACTTTCGACACGCGGATTGCGCTCGGCCCGACGCCGTTCGTGCTGGCCGGGCTGCTCGCCCTCGCTATCGCGATCGGCACGATCGCCGGCCATGCGATCCGCGTCGCCCGCGCCAACCCGATCCACGCATTGCGATACGAATGA
- a CDS encoding Rid family hydrolase: protein MAPVPGEAGVHRPRLRSTRLAVPVALLAAFFPGPVFAQTRTEATVLMSTHKEQRADQERYGYATAVIAGDTIYLSGIVAGQAPGEADLVPAYDRVFRQIGAALKRAGATLDDVVDMTTYHTDITTQIEPFSEVKKRHLTGLPHAWTAIDVDRLLPDGGLTEVKVVAHRRGAAIAK from the coding sequence ATGGCGCCCGTCCCGGGCGAAGCCGGGGTACACCGCCCCCGGCTTCGCTCGACACGGCTGGCAGTGCCGGTCGCGTTGCTCGCCGCCTTCTTTCCGGGGCCGGTCTTCGCCCAGACGCGGACCGAAGCGACGGTGCTGATGTCCACCCATAAGGAGCAGCGCGCGGACCAGGAGCGCTACGGCTATGCCACCGCGGTCATCGCCGGCGACACGATCTATCTTTCGGGCATAGTCGCCGGGCAGGCGCCGGGCGAGGCGGACCTCGTCCCCGCCTATGACCGCGTGTTCCGCCAGATCGGCGCGGCATTGAAGCGCGCCGGCGCCACGCTCGACGACGTGGTCGACATGACCACCTACCACACCGACATCACCACCCAGATCGAGCCCTTCTCCGAGGTGAAGAAGCGGCATCTCACCGGCCTCCCGCATGCCTGGACGGCGATCGACGTCGATCGCCTCCTGCCCGATGGCGGCCTCACCGAGGTCAAGGTCGTCGCCCACCGGCGCGGCGCCGCCATCGCGAAATAA
- a CDS encoding ABC transporter ATP-binding protein, with protein MLSMRDLSRVYRTDTVETTALDGVHLEIEDGEFVAIMGPSGCGKSTLLNVIGMLDSPTSGSYVFNGQEVAGLPEAKLADVRKHNIGFIFQSFNLVDELSVRENVELALLYHDVPASERKRRTDEVMDKVGIGHRAKHRPSQLSGGQQQRVAVARALVGNPKLILADEPTGNLDTQHGEEVMKMLQALNAEGSTIVMVTHSPGHADYAGRVVNMLDGRVLQQRRRAA; from the coding sequence ATGCTGAGCATGCGAGACTTATCGCGGGTCTACCGCACCGACACCGTCGAGACGACCGCGCTGGACGGCGTCCACCTCGAAATCGAGGACGGCGAGTTCGTCGCGATCATGGGCCCGTCGGGCTGCGGCAAATCGACCCTGCTCAACGTCATCGGCATGCTCGATAGCCCGACCTCGGGCTCCTACGTGTTCAACGGCCAGGAAGTGGCCGGCCTTCCGGAGGCCAAGCTCGCCGACGTGCGCAAGCACAATATCGGCTTCATCTTCCAGAGCTTCAATCTGGTCGACGAGCTGTCGGTGCGCGAAAATGTGGAGCTGGCGCTCCTCTATCACGACGTGCCGGCCTCGGAGCGCAAGCGCCGCACCGACGAAGTGATGGACAAGGTCGGCATCGGCCATCGCGCCAAGCACCGGCCGAGCCAGCTTTCGGGCGGTCAGCAGCAGCGCGTCGCCGTCGCCCGCGCTTTGGTCGGCAATCCCAAGCTGATCCTGGCCGACGAGCCGACCGGCAACCTCGACACCCAGCATGGCGAGGAGGTCATGAAGATGCTCCAGGCGCTGAATGCCGAGGGCTCGACGATCGTCATGGTCACGCACTCGCCGGGTCACGCCGATTATGCGGGCCGCGTCGTCAACATGCTCGACGGCCGCGTCCTCCAGCAGCGCCGCCGCGCCGCGTGA
- a CDS encoding efflux RND transporter periplasmic adaptor subunit produces MSVIKMKASEGEARAHSGGGMDRVVENKGLSRDLKLAIGGAIALVAAASFYTMAPDASSQTIAADRVTISTVEKGRFDDFLPLRARVTPLVSVYLDAVEGGRVEQVLVEDGAMVQKGQLLAVLSNSDLQLNLLGRQTEVSREVNSMRSQELALAQTQMQDERSVIEAELAAEKAKRQYEVQRPLADKGFVPAKVFRDSRDEYLSMQKRADVLRRARAVNQRLQTSQLAQLRASNASLSGSLDIARATLDALNLRAPVTGQLTAFSIQVGQSMNRGERLGQIDSAGRNKLVAQVDEFYLGRVEPGQTATAEWGGKTYKMKVAKIYPQVRNGTFEVDFHFVGGEPADIQRGQTIQTKLTLGDPTAALLLPNGAFYNETGGAWVFVVTPDGGEAIKRQVRLGRRNADFIEVLEGLEPGEKVLTSPYTGFADKDRLDLETN; encoded by the coding sequence ATGAGTGTGATTAAGATGAAGGCATCCGAGGGGGAGGCGAGGGCGCACAGCGGCGGCGGCATGGACCGTGTCGTCGAGAATAAGGGGCTGTCGCGCGATCTGAAGCTTGCCATTGGCGGCGCGATCGCTCTGGTCGCCGCGGCGAGTTTCTACACGATGGCGCCCGACGCGAGCAGCCAGACGATCGCAGCCGACCGGGTCACCATCTCCACCGTCGAGAAAGGCCGTTTCGACGACTTCCTGCCGCTGCGCGCCCGCGTGACGCCGCTGGTCAGCGTCTATCTCGACGCCGTCGAGGGCGGCCGGGTCGAGCAGGTGCTCGTCGAGGACGGCGCCATGGTCCAGAAGGGCCAGCTTCTCGCCGTCCTGTCCAACTCCGATCTTCAGCTCAACCTGCTCGGCCGCCAGACCGAAGTGTCGCGCGAGGTCAACTCGATGCGCAGCCAGGAGCTCGCGCTCGCCCAGACCCAGATGCAGGACGAGCGGTCGGTGATCGAGGCCGAACTCGCCGCCGAGAAGGCCAAGCGCCAATATGAGGTGCAGCGGCCGCTCGCCGACAAGGGCTTCGTTCCAGCCAAGGTCTTCCGCGACAGCCGCGACGAATATCTGTCGATGCAGAAGCGCGCCGACGTGTTGCGCCGCGCCCGCGCAGTCAACCAGCGGCTGCAGACGAGCCAGCTCGCCCAGTTGCGCGCATCCAACGCCTCCCTCTCCGGCAGCCTCGACATCGCCCGCGCCACGCTCGACGCGCTCAACCTGCGCGCGCCGGTGACCGGGCAGCTCACGGCCTTCTCCATCCAGGTCGGCCAGTCGATGAACCGCGGCGAACGGCTCGGCCAGATCGACAGCGCGGGGCGCAACAAGCTGGTCGCGCAGGTCGACGAATTCTATCTCGGCCGGGTCGAGCCCGGCCAGACCGCCACGGCCGAATGGGGCGGCAAGACCTACAAGATGAAGGTCGCGAAGATCTATCCGCAGGTGCGGAACGGGACCTTCGAAGTCGACTTCCACTTCGTCGGCGGCGAGCCCGCGGACATCCAGCGCGGCCAGACCATCCAGACCAAGCTGACGCTCGGCGATCCGACCGCGGCTCTGCTGCTGCCGAACGGCGCCTTCTACAACGAGACCGGCGGCGCCTGGGTGTTCGTGGTGACGCCGGACGGCGGCGAGGCGATCAAGCGCCAGGTCCGCCTCGGCCGCCGCAACGCCGATTTCATCGAGGTGCTCGAAGGGCTGGAGCCCGGCGAGAAGGTCCTCACCTCCCCCTATACCGGTTTCGCCGACAAGGATCGGCTGGACCTCGAGACCAACTGA
- a CDS encoding sigma-54 dependent transcriptional regulator, whose protein sequence is MGRGKYSRCIVVDDDPDILLSARLLLRDLFAEVATFTAPDEAMAAMDQALPDVILLDANFGRGATNAAEGFHWLAEFLKHDPHAVVVMITAHGGIQIAVEAMKRGATDFVSKPWSNERLLATVRTAAALRNSREEVVTERRRAAAVTAPPPGGETLLGNSPLIARVFSLIERAAPTEANVLILGENGTGKELVARELHRRSRRADEVLVSVDLGAVTENLFESELFGHVKGAFTDARGDRIGRLQAADGGTLFLDEVGNLPLHLQPKLLTALEQRQVIPVGSNKPVPIDVRVIAATNLPPEQLADESRFRQDLLFRLNTVEIELPPLRERREDILLLIDHYVALYSKKYGKPVREIPPEVVTALEAYDWPGNVRALRHAAERAVILAGEGAFTLEDFSLSRTAVPRAIAPPPPVAGTDLNLDRAERHMVEAALKKHAYNISLAAAELGLTRASLYRRMDKHGL, encoded by the coding sequence GTGGGACGGGGCAAATATTCACGCTGCATCGTCGTCGACGACGATCCCGACATTCTTTTGTCGGCGCGGCTTCTGTTACGCGACCTGTTCGCCGAGGTCGCGACCTTCACTGCGCCCGACGAAGCGATGGCGGCGATGGACCAGGCCCTGCCGGATGTCATCCTGCTCGACGCCAATTTCGGCCGCGGCGCGACCAATGCGGCCGAGGGCTTTCATTGGCTCGCCGAATTCCTGAAGCACGATCCCCATGCGGTGGTGGTGATGATCACCGCCCATGGCGGCATCCAGATCGCCGTCGAGGCGATGAAGCGCGGCGCCACCGACTTCGTCTCGAAACCCTGGTCGAACGAGCGGCTACTGGCGACGGTCCGCACTGCCGCCGCGCTGCGCAATAGCCGCGAGGAGGTGGTGACCGAGCGTCGCCGCGCCGCTGCCGTCACCGCGCCTCCGCCCGGCGGCGAGACATTGCTGGGCAATTCGCCGCTGATCGCCCGCGTCTTCTCGCTGATCGAGCGTGCCGCGCCGACCGAGGCCAATGTCCTCATCCTCGGCGAGAACGGGACCGGCAAGGAACTGGTCGCGCGCGAACTGCACCGCCGTTCGCGCCGCGCCGACGAGGTCCTCGTCTCGGTCGATCTCGGCGCCGTGACCGAGAATTTGTTCGAGTCCGAATTGTTCGGCCATGTGAAGGGCGCTTTCACCGACGCCCGCGGCGACCGGATCGGCCGGCTCCAGGCGGCCGACGGAGGAACCCTGTTCCTCGACGAGGTCGGGAATCTGCCGCTCCATCTCCAGCCCAAATTGCTCACCGCGCTCGAACAAAGGCAGGTGATCCCGGTCGGCTCGAACAAGCCGGTGCCGATCGACGTGCGCGTGATCGCCGCCACCAACCTGCCGCCCGAGCAGCTCGCCGACGAGAGCCGCTTTCGCCAGGACCTGCTGTTCCGCCTCAACACCGTCGAGATCGAGTTGCCGCCGCTGCGCGAGCGGCGCGAGGACATCCTCCTGCTGATCGACCATTATGTCGCGCTCTATTCGAAGAAATACGGCAAGCCGGTGCGCGAAATCCCGCCCGAGGTCGTGACCGCGCTTGAGGCCTATGACTGGCCCGGCAACGTGCGCGCGCTGCGCCACGCCGCCGAGCGCGCCGTGATCCTCGCCGGCGAGGGCGCCTTCACGCTCGAGGATTTCTCTCTGTCGCGCACCGCCGTCCCGCGCGCGATCGCGCCGCCGCCGCCCGTCGCCGGGACCGACCTCAATCTCGACCGTGCGGAGCGCCACATGGTCGAGGCGGCGCTGAAGAAGCACGCGTACAACATCTCGCTGGCCGCGGCCGAGCTCGGCCTCACCCGCGCTTCGCTCTATCGCCGCATGGACAAGCATGGGCTTTAA
- a CDS encoding sensor histidine kinase translates to MGFKRRFIIGLVWRVGLLMLTAFAFLYTLNTAGLAAARLLAALLCVGAVMGLWRYIQRTNVELARFVDAVRFGDLQQSFTHRHEGSGFSEFGEALEQGIRRLRDERHRLSDDSRFYEAVLDDAPTALLTVAADGKVDLANKAARRLLVRHKGVRIEDFEIYGAAFAKSLTDAAVSRPRLVPLTTDSVPQTAMVSAAMVHRLGSQVRVVAVQPIQGELNAVEIAAQSDLVRVLTHEIMNSMTPVTSLAHTAAQLIGAADKGDDPDIADARAAIETLSRRADGVMHFVESYRQISRTPEVRRREFEVLPWAQELESLFRASDAGAGVTLSLDVEPETMTIDADPDLLCQVLINLLRNGAEAARAHAPEPRVALSFAQTRNGRTQIEVGDNGAGVPQSLRHDVFLPFFTTKAKGTGVGLSLARQLVLAHRGSIDLAAGKEGGALFRIVI, encoded by the coding sequence ATGGGCTTTAAACGCCGCTTCATCATCGGCCTGGTGTGGCGGGTCGGGCTGCTGATGCTGACGGCATTCGCCTTCCTCTACACGCTCAATACGGCGGGACTCGCCGCGGCGCGCCTGCTCGCCGCCTTGCTCTGCGTCGGCGCGGTGATGGGCCTGTGGCGCTACATCCAGCGCACCAATGTCGAGCTCGCCCGCTTCGTCGACGCGGTCCGTTTCGGCGACCTCCAGCAGAGCTTCACCCACCGCCACGAGGGTAGCGGCTTCAGCGAGTTCGGCGAGGCGCTCGAACAGGGCATCCGCCGCCTGCGCGACGAGCGCCACCGATTGAGCGACGACAGCCGCTTCTACGAGGCGGTGCTCGACGACGCCCCGACCGCCCTCCTCACTGTCGCCGCCGACGGCAAGGTCGATCTCGCCAACAAGGCGGCGCGCCGGTTGCTGGTCCGGCACAAGGGCGTGCGGATCGAGGATTTCGAGATTTACGGCGCCGCCTTCGCCAAGAGCCTGACCGACGCCGCGGTGTCGCGCCCGCGCCTCGTCCCCCTCACCACCGATTCCGTCCCTCAGACGGCGATGGTCAGCGCCGCCATGGTCCACCGCCTCGGCAGCCAGGTGCGGGTGGTGGCGGTGCAGCCGATCCAGGGCGAGCTCAACGCGGTCGAGATCGCGGCGCAGAGCGATCTGGTGCGCGTCCTTACCCACGAGATCATGAACTCGATGACGCCGGTAACCTCGCTCGCCCACACGGCGGCGCAGCTGATCGGCGCGGCCGACAAGGGCGACGACCCCGACATCGCCGATGCTCGCGCCGCGATCGAGACGCTGTCGCGCCGCGCCGACGGCGTGATGCACTTCGTCGAGAGCTACCGGCAGATCAGCCGCACGCCGGAGGTTCGCCGTCGCGAGTTCGAGGTCCTCCCCTGGGCGCAGGAGCTGGAATCCCTGTTCCGCGCCAGCGACGCGGGCGCCGGGGTCACATTGTCGCTCGACGTCGAGCCCGAGACGATGACGATCGACGCCGATCCGGACCTGCTCTGCCAGGTGCTCATCAACCTGTTGCGCAACGGCGCCGAAGCGGCCCGCGCCCATGCGCCCGAGCCCCGCGTCGCATTGTCCTTCGCCCAGACTCGCAACGGCCGCACCCAGATCGAGGTCGGCGACAATGGTGCGGGTGTGCCACAGAGCCTGCGCCACGACGTCTTCCTCCCCTTCTTCACCACCAAGGCCAAGGGGACGGGGGTCGGGCTGAGCCTCGCCCGCCAGCTCGTGCTGGCGCACCGCGGTTCGATCGATCTCGCGGCCGGCAAGGAGGGCGGCGCGCTGTTCAGGATCGTGATCTAG
- a CDS encoding Rrf2 family transcriptional regulator — MLSQRTRYTIRALLHLADRYGQGPVQLSEIAEAQKIPPKFLTVMLSQMSREGMIVSRRGRDGGYWLARPPQDVSYGEIVRLTRGSLGLVPCASRLAYEPCENCVTEEQCRLHRVMLMVRDETARILDGLSLADPIPLDDGALETLALDARESGPVDPASADPASL, encoded by the coding sequence ATGCTTTCTCAACGAACCCGGTATACAATCCGAGCGTTGCTCCACCTGGCGGACCGCTATGGCCAGGGCCCGGTGCAGTTGAGCGAGATCGCCGAGGCGCAGAAGATCCCGCCCAAATTCCTCACCGTGATGCTGTCGCAGATGAGCCGCGAGGGCATGATCGTCAGCCGGCGCGGGCGCGACGGCGGCTATTGGCTGGCCCGTCCGCCGCAGGACGTCAGCTACGGCGAAATCGTCCGCCTGACGCGCGGCTCGCTGGGTCTGGTGCCCTGCGCGAGCCGGCTGGCCTACGAGCCGTGCGAGAATTGCGTGACCGAGGAGCAGTGCCGGCTTCACCGCGTGATGCTGATGGTGCGCGACGAGACCGCGCGCATCCTCGACGGCCTCAGCCTCGCCGATCCGATCCCGCTGGACGATGGAGCGCTGGAAACGCTGGCGCTCGACGCGCGCGAATCGGGACCGGTGGATCCGGCCAGCGCCGATCCGGCCTCGCTCTAG